A part of Aegilops tauschii subsp. strangulata cultivar AL8/78 chromosome 2, Aet v6.0, whole genome shotgun sequence genomic DNA contains:
- the LOC109758538 gene encoding uncharacterized protein, translating into MPATPTIIGALLGLGTQMYSNALRKLPYMRHPWEHVLGMGLGVVFVNQLVKFDEKVKVDLDKMLERAKHANEQRYFDEDDD; encoded by the exons ATGCCGGCGACGCCGACCATCATCGGTGCCCTGCTGGGGCTGGGCACCCAGATGTACTCCAACGCCCTCCGGAAGCTCCCCTACATGCGCC ATCCCTGGGAGCATGTGCTGGGAATGGGTCTGGGTGTTGTGTTTGTAAACCAACTGGTGAAGTTTGATGAGAAGGTCAAGGTGGACCTTGACAAGATGCTTGAGCGTGCGAAACACGCCAATGAGCAGCGCTACTTTG